The DNA region tacccatactttgaagtccaacaaggagagatttgctgaCGAGCGATCAGCAGTCCATtatgtgagtttaaattaattttaggTTTCAGAATTATTTGGTTTTAAGTCATTTATTTGATTGTTATCCTAAGCACGACGTGTATGACAAAGGAGGAGTACACGCAGAGGTTGGAGCCCGCGACCTAGCGATCTCAGTCACCAACTGGGGACGACAAAGCCGGATCCGAGACCTTAGTGGTAGATCTTAATAGGGTTTGGCGCGAGACCACCTCTGAACTCCACAAGAATCGCCACTTCGGGTTGGAGTCATTATTTGCCAATGGTCTCTGCTCCTCAGTGTTAGCAGGTTCTTTTGCCTCTGCCTCTACCACCAGCCCTGTCGATCCCCAGGAAATTGTCAACTTGAGGGAGAAGGTGTAGAAGTTGATGCAGGAGCTTCACTAGCAAGTGGAGCAGTCTAAACAAAGGTACAACGACCTTCTTGCACATGTGAGAAGAGTTGTTGCTATCAGCTTAGACCTGACAGAGAAGCTGGACCAGCTCGATCGGTTGCAAGAGCAGATGGAGTAGTACGACTAGCAGATGCGCGTTGGAGGCAGCGGCACTGCTGGTTCCAGCGGTGACGCTGCTGGTGGGGCTCCGACATCACCAtctactgatgcgtgagcatcttgtctatcttttcctaatgaatttgcacttaaattgttgagtttaattaagaattaattatattttagccactatggatgctattttgagttttgggaaattttatttattttaggtagcattcggcgagatttgatggagtttctgcagctcaagaatcaaaagagatttcagcgaggagcgacgcgttcgtgtgattgacgcgtacgcgtgatttggagctttccatggcgacgcgtgcacgtgactgatgcgtacgcgtgatttgaagatttgctcagcgacgcgtacgcgtgaccgacgcgtccgcgtgacttgcgaagaagaccagcgacacgtacgcgtgacatgcgctacgtgcagaaaacgcagaaaacgctgggggtaatttttgggccccattttagcacccaagttaggcgcaaATCCAGTGAAGCCatgtggtccccacgttacaagacgcggagtagttagttaattcttatttaaattcaaatttgattttaaaataggaaaagatattatcttaatttaaaatattagattttaaattaattaggattagttataaaaaggggagacttctcttctattaggaCAGGACATTAGAGGGATtacattagggaattctatacaaattgagaatcctaattttctctcttttccatgagcaactaatcatccactgttaaggttaggagctctgtctatttgtatggattgattttattactttttctattttaatttatgttttggatttttatttaagattgttttcgttctttattttatgaatttgggtggaacggaagtataatcctctttctatttgagttcttgtataacttggaaaagatctatacttgaacaacagcttgaaaacatattttcctaaattctaattatctggatttaacgggatacgtgacatataatccttttattctttgggtaattagagtttttgtagcatgcaaactagaatttgatcatgtaccctttaattggaattaattgaccaaggaattggcagttaatgaattttagaggagactaggaaggtctaaggaattagggtctagtcacatatagtttgccataaattaaatcctacataattaaaatagttagtaagaaaagttaatccggaaaaatagataactctgaagccttaactatttatccatatttttattcccaatttatttaattgtctatacttttgatattttgaatttgaacttaaaccttttgaacatctcaaaaccaatttctgcttgcctaactaatccaatcaatcaatcattgttgtttgatccatcaatcttcgtaggatcgacccttactcacataaggtattacttggtacgacccggtgcacttgtcggttagtaagtgtgggttataaattccgcaccacctACACCGCCGTCTCAGTAGGGGACCACGACAATGATGACGACGATTATCGGGATCTATAAGAGTTAGGGTTTTATTTCGTTATTTGTCTACTTTGTTGCATTCTACTTCTGTgacgttttattttatttagaccatttatttttaataaaataatttattaatttttgctaattttatatttctgttcACAATTTTGTTAACAATAGTTCTAATTTGACTACTACTTGTGGCTTAActatgacaaaaaataaaaaatataaaaatactatcatCGAATTTACCGTTCGATTTATCCAACTGTAACTTGGCGCCTAAACACGTGAAATGGCACCAAAGTTACCGTTGGATTAATCTGATGGTAATCATAAACTTAGTCTCGACAAATTCATTGAAAATATCGACGGAAAATTCGTCGGTAATTAGCGTCAGACAAAAAAATCTGCTGGTAAATAGTTTTCGGCGCTAATAATTCCGTCAACTCTAGGATGACATTAAATTTGATGGTAAACTCATTACTGACggatttatttgattaatttgacgataaatccgatggtactcagtatttttcttgtagtgtgtttCAATATGATTCCCAGTCATTGTCTTTGGATGTATGAGAGGGATAACGGTGGCTGGGGGGTTTAAAACCTGAATTTTTTGAAGGGTTTGACGTTTTTTGCCGCATGTCTTCAGCATGGAACCGTTTGGGTCTTAAGGGGTATCTAGGTGTCCATGTCAAAAGTGTTGACTGATTAAGTGCTTAGGACCTGCGGACATAATGCTTCACATCTACCATAACGGGTTCAAGGATGGGTATTGAATTTGGACGAAACACAGAGAAGTGGACGAGTAGAGAATTAACCGGTCTGCCTCTAATTTGAATAGGTCCGGTTGATAATCAAATAGGGTTTGGATGGTGAGAGACCTAAACATGGATCAAATAAGTTGGGAGGCTAACCAAGAGAGATATAACGAGATGGTGTGTGATGCAAGAGGTGTCACGTAATTGGAAGAGGCTGAAGAAGAGCCTAATTTGGAAGTGAAGACATTTTATCATCTATTAGAATCTGCTGCGAACCTTTGTATGAGAGGTGCGTTCATTTAGAGTTGTCTGCATGTGTTAGGATGATGAGTATTAAGTCAGAGTCAAATCAAACCCAAGAGTCCTTTGATAAGTGGGTTACCCTTTGCAACGAACTGATAATATAGTTCTGTAATATGTATTTCTTTAAGAAAATTTGTGGAGAATGTAATATAGTTAGCTTTATTTCAGATATTTTAATACCAAATCATTCCatatctttaatttaaatttttgatatttcACATCAGGTTTAAGGCACTATTTCAACTATTAATTATCAGGGGTACATTATAGATGGACAgaaaaagattattttaaaaaaataaaaaactactgTTGAAACCACCGTCTGAATATTCTGACAGTAACAATCCaactattcttttaaaaaaatttaaaaatcatttctATCGAAATTATCGTTGGATTTATCCGATGATAAGTTGGTGAGTGACGTATGACTTGGCGCCAACATTACCATAAGAAAAATTCCGCCGATAGCGTTAATCAGATTTTGTTTTCGTACTAACTATATTCAGCCACAGAATCCAATGGTAATTATCGTCGGACGAAAAGAATCCGACGGTAACCATTTACCGGCGAGATTTATACCGTTTGATTCATTCCGATGATAAATCTAATTTAATTACCGttagattttaattatttttctgataATACTCAGCATTTTTCTTATAGTGGTAGGTTGGCAGTTGGTTGATAGGTCAAGGAAGCTCAATAGGTATTTGGTCAGCAATCAATTAATTGGAGTAGGTAGCCAATCGGCGGCCAACTAGTCGAGTAGGTTAACAAATGGTCATTGGTCATAGTGCATGGTCGATGGGCAAGCGATAGCTAATTTGACATATGTAGGATGTTAGTAGATCGATTAGGGGTTAAGAGGTGGTTAGTAGATTGGTTAGTGGACATCGATCATGGGATGATCATTGGCTGGTTGGTCAGTCGAGGTTGCCCACCGTTGGATAGGGTAGGTCGTCGAGCTGTTATTTGGTCGATGACGCCGGTTGATTTGGATCTTTCAGTAGGCAGTCAGTCAGTTCATGACCAACATAAGTCATAGGTGGTTGGTTAGTAGATTGCTTGTCAATCAATTGGTGAGATTTTGTCGGCATATGGTTAGCCAGTgctattaatatatttttctatatattgttgcctgcattttcttttcaaatcatttttttatattaatatataaagaaCGAAATGgtctttttaattaataatataaaataagaagagagATATAATGAATGGAGAAGGGTCTCTCTTGTTTTTAAAATACTTCTTTTcatattaatatatacatattaaattatttttatttgaaaatataaaataagaatagtGGGGGAAAGAAGGAGAGAGACagtgaaagaaagagagaaaagaaaagaattttttatttttggaagaaaatattttatttcaattgtaATAAGAAAATGTCATTtgatatattttagttattaaattagtagTTAGTAATATATGGTAGGTGGAGAAAGAAGAGAGatggaaaagaagagaagagcaagGGAGAACTCCTTAATTATagaggaaaaaaaatatttcaattgcaatgaaaGAGTCCAATGTGACCTAttatggttgtaaaattagtaatatatatgtttcaatttttatttaatttcaattgtaaTTAGAGAATGTCATATTGTACATTTTAGTTAACAAATTAATaaggttaatagtcaaattaattcgTGAAAGATGGGGCATACTTCAAATTTGTCCCTAAAAGATTTCTTCAATCAAATTGGTCATTCAAAGATTacgaattaattatatttgtccTTTATTGACTCTATTAACAATTTTCgccaataattaattatatgaaatGATAATTGATAACATACATAATACTTGACATGTCTAATTGAACGTTGACtagatatatttatgaaaatctatTAATTTAGTTCATTTTTTCTAATTACATAAACTATATTCCCAGTATGAACTAGCGACTAAAATTgataaatttcaaaaacaaatttggtTAGCGTCCAGTTGGACATGTTAGATATCATGTATGCTATCAATTAACATTTTACGTATCAAGAGAAGGGCAGCATAGCATTAGCTTCAATTGAACAAGATCAACCTTAAAAAAGAAAGGTGGTATGCCAAAGAACCGTTAAACGCTTCAACTTAGCCACTAAAAAAGGCGAAGGCTGGGCAAGAGACTAGGCCAACTTACTGCTTACTGTCATGGTTTAAGCTTTAGGATCCATAGACGGAACAGCACGCAAAATCCTATCCTAATAGGTAGGGCTCGCCACTCGTTGTTCTCTTTCGTGCTATCGGTTGTAAAGTGCTGTTCAAGTTGAGTTAACTACAGGTCCGAATGAATTGGGACACCAGACCATATCTTACGTGGAAGTAAGCCCTTTGTTTTTATACGAGTTTTCGAAGGTCCTCTTTTCTTAGAGATCTGGTAGTCGATGTCCTCTTTCAGAGTGACCCCCTTTCATCAACGTTGACAAAAATTGTTAATGGAGTCACTGAAAGATAAATAtgattaatttgttatttttgaatgactgatttgattgaaaaaaattagggATGAATTTGAAGAATGTTTCATCTTTCagagactaatttgactattaaccccaAATTAATGTTTAGTCATTGATAgtgatatataagagagataaaaaaaaaattaggaggaaaaaaatttttaattttagaaaaaaatatctcATTTCATATAATGAAAGAATGACATGTggtatatttttgttgtaaatataatataataatatataatataataatatacaatagatatatttcaatttcaatatttcagatttaattttaatttaatttcaagtgCAATTAGAGAATGTCATGATGTAAATTTTAgttatcaaattaataattagtcattgataatgatatgtaAGAGAAATAGAGTTAGTGAAGAACGGAGAGAGATAGAAAAAAGGAGATAAAGAAAGagaacattttttaattttttttaaaaaatatttcaattacAATGAAAAAATAACATGTGACAcgttttaattacaaattaataatatataatacgaTGATGATAATAAATCTTTGAAAAGAATAATtcatgaataattaattttagacaTTTATTTGACACAAAACTACATAATAAGATAAGATGATTaggtaataatgctacatttgtAGAGGAATCTCTGTGGCTTGAGATTTGGTGTGTGTGTTGTTTGTAATGGGGGCAGGTTCTTGTGTGGCTTTGTGTTGATGAGTAGCATAATAACGATGTTGGTCTGGACTGATAAAAAAGTTTGATTCTGTGTAACTAGATGGACTAATTGGAGGGCAATGTGTACTTGCTAATACTGACGTAGGACTACTAGTTACACTTGAATCACTTTTCTTGAAAGTGTGAGAGCTCAAGTCTCTCTCATTGAAGGTGTTTAGTAACACTCCAATACGTCTTTTAATGGAACTATCAGAACGATTATGATTTGACAAAATATGTCTATGCTGATATAGGAATGTGGCTAAAAAGATTATGAGTGCTAATAAGCAAGAAACACCTACAACCAAGAATAGACCCCAGAAGCTTTCAAGTCCTAGGCTTGTAGAAGAAGATACTTGTGCATTAGTATTAGAATCTCTACAACTGCTTCCATTCAACCATGCATTCTCAATTCTTCTCATGTTGGTTCCTTGTCTCATCACATTCAATATTGCCCTTGATATGTCTCCCACAAGAGGTGACCCTCTTGGAAACACCTGATCATATCATAAATTAGGATCAAATGATAATGTTTTTATATAATAAGAACATAACTAATAAAATTGAAAGAGTATATAAAAAGTATGCAAAGATAAAGAACATTTTGTTATGTATTTTTTGATTGATTGAAATttatgaaagtaaaattaaaaatatatatagagtatttgcatataaaagataaaagataagacaaagataaaaaagactaaaatagAGTAAAATTGAAGTCTTGagactttttatatttttattgttgtcatgaattaaaataaaagaataatttaataaAGGTCTTATCCTCATTGATTACATAAATCGAATGATACTACTGAGTTCTATCGATGTAGCAGAACTTACAAAGCCAAAGCCACCAGTTTTAAATCTTGGCTCAACCATGGCATACTTGGAACAATAAGTCTCAAGGAGGCGCATCACGTAGGGGACTTCGTCGAACGCCGCGTCAATGCCGCCATTGGCGCTTCCTTTGGTGAAGAGGTCATTGCATTCTTCTACGGAATTATAAACCTTGAGCTGCTCATCTTTGAATCCCATGTCCTTCAACATTCCAGGAACAAAAGAACCTTCCAGATAACCAACATTCAACCGATTCTTTAGGAGTTGATGAACATCAGTATTCGCTGGGCGTAGTTGCTCAACTGTTAAGAGAGAGGTAAGGCTTGCAGTGTAGCTTTGAACCAAAATTTGAACCACAAAAACCCATACTATCACCACAAATCTTCCACAGTTGCTCTCCACTCTCTCCTCTGCATAATCACCACATATATGCAACGAATGAATTAAGAATATATGTATCAAATAATCAAAGGGAGTAGACACTTACGATGAGAAAAAACCATGGTTGAAAAGGAAAACCACAAGCTAGTGCCAATTTGATAAGGCAGAGGCCCTCTGAAATGGTTGTTGATTCGGTGTTCAAGAACCCAAACAACAAATCCTATGAATACAAATGTACAAAATGTTGTAACCCAAAGGTCCCATGTCAATGGCTTCAAGAAGGCCCATGCATTCTTCTTTCTGTTGTCTCTTATTGGAACAACCATAGTCACACCAGATTCTGTGTACGGCAACGTGAAATCAACAAAATTGGACCTGTTTGCCGTAATCGTTGTATCCCCCACCACAGCATCAAACTTCTGTTCCATTCAGAAATTGTAGATGCATCATAACATATGATAGCCTAAGAACGAGATGTACCaataataaatagaaattaaGTAGCAAGAGGCCGAGAGCATATGAATAAAATATTACGCCTTACCCCATAATAAACTTGGGTGATCAAATCATCATAAGTTCCTGCCATCTCACCGTTGGACTTTTCAAATGGAATGAATTCAAATGGAAGGGCATAAGGCAAGGCTTCTACCACAGCATTGAAGACATCAATGCAGAATCCAGTGACCTTTCTAGAATTCGTAATAGGGTCATGAATTATTTTCACAAATTCGGTGTAGCCACAATCTTTCACTGGAACCCCTATCTTTAACTTGTTACCATTTGTGGGAATCTGCCATCCCTTTGGAACAGAGTAGGAGTCCCCTGGCCATATAATTGTTCCTAGATTCTCCTTAGAAGTTGAATATGCAGTTGTTGCATTTTTGGCATTCATATTTCTAATTAGTCCCTTT from Arachis hypogaea cultivar Tifrunner chromosome 10, arahy.Tifrunner.gnm2.J5K5, whole genome shotgun sequence includes:
- the LOC112716030 gene encoding glutamate receptor 2.7-like, whose amino-acid sequence is MPEKGLIRNMNAKNATTAYSTSKENLGTIIWPGDSYSVPKGWQIPTNGNKLKIGVPVKDCGYTEFVKIIHDPITNSRKVTGFCIDVFNAVVEALPYALPFEFIPFEKSNGEMAGTYDDLITQVYYGKFDAVVGDTTITANRSNFVDFTLPYTESGVTMVVPIRDNRKKNAWAFLKPLTWDLWVTTFCTFVFIGFVVWVLEHRINNHFRGPLPYQIGTSLWFSFSTMVFSHQERVESNCGRFVVIVWVFVVQILVQSYTASLTSLLTVEQLRPANTDVHQLLKNRLNVGYLEGSFVPGMLKDMGFKDEQLKVYNSVEECNDLFTKGSANGGIDAAFDEVPYVMRLLETYCSKYAMVEPRFKTGGFGFVFPRGSPLVGDISRAILNVMRQGTNMRRIENAWLNGSSCRDSNTNAQVSSSTSLGLESFWGLFLVVGVSCLLALIIFLATFLYQHRHILSNHNRSDSSIKRRIGVLLNTFNERDLSSHTFKKSDSSVTSSPTSVLASTHCPPISPSSYTESNFFISPDQHRYYATHQHKATQEPAPITNNTHTKSQATEIPLQM